The following proteins are encoded in a genomic region of bacterium:
- a CDS encoding ABC transporter permease, which yields MYRESLEQIGEAGINLSKALWYISRGKIKWKEVAVQIVKTGIGSLFLAAITASFVGLVLTLQLLTQLELFGAERFVGGIVSTSAIRELGPILSAIVVSARVGSAISAEIGSMKASEQIDALIVFGIDPVRYIVVPRLLAAGIITPLLCSLSTILCIFAGMILANSVVNLSYDTYLESVRLTNTTHDVFVMLLKAGIYGITIAIVATTTGLQVRGGAEAVGDAATKTVVWNYILIFIFNYFLSSYFFRL from the coding sequence ATGTATAGAGAATCGTTAGAACAAATAGGAGAAGCGGGCATAAACCTGTCAAAAGCCCTCTGGTATATTTCCAGAGGGAAAATCAAATGGAAAGAAGTCGCAGTGCAAATAGTTAAAACAGGAATCGGCTCGTTGTTTCTTGCAGCAATAACAGCAAGTTTTGTAGGACTCGTTTTGACTTTGCAGCTCTTAACCCAGTTAGAGCTTTTTGGAGCTGAACGTTTTGTAGGCGGAATTGTTTCAACTTCTGCAATAAGAGAATTGGGGCCTATACTTTCCGCCATAGTAGTATCAGCAAGAGTAGGTTCTGCTATTTCTGCAGAAATAGGCAGTATGAAAGCATCTGAGCAAATCGATGCACTTATCGTTTTTGGAATAGATCCGGTAAGATATATAGTAGTCCCAAGACTTTTAGCAGCAGGGATAATTACACCTTTATTATGTTCATTATCGACTATTCTGTGTATTTTTGCCGGAATGATTCTTGCAAATTCAGTAGTCAATCTTAGTTATGATACTTATCTGGAATCAGTAAGATTAACCAACACAACTCATGATGTTTTTGTAATGTTATTAAAAGCCGGTATTTACGGAATAACAATAGCGATTGTTGCAACTACTACAGGGCTTCAAGTTAGAGGAGGAGCAGAAGCTGTGGGTGACGCAGCCACAAAAACTGTTGTTTGGAATTACATTCTCATTTTCATTTTTAATTATTTCCTAAGTTCTTATTTCTTTAGGCTTTAA
- a CDS encoding septal ring lytic transglycosylase RlpA family protein: MISRKSISLAITLTFLTVFLTGYSYSVATSTTQTTKDKGNLAVYHSNEDDNPVGNFIKARYVFNKEKKGEYTPVSVYIGENEVLRITKPAGGLSTEKRAKIVTENINSIIKNGENPENIVPDFKSGSGIIRINDRVLFTVDSNIAKEYGMTSSELAFIWVNNMRDSLGVARIVRDFQLLTSSLKKTPVNFVQRYGDYMQTGFASWYGGRFHGRSAADGSIFNKNKFTAAHKSLPFGTVVQVTNLYNGKKCIVKITDRGPFVRGRIIDLSKVAANEIGMLSSGVSRVKVEVLGKV; encoded by the coding sequence ATGATAAGTCGAAAGAGTATATCTTTAGCAATAACTTTAACGTTTTTAACAGTATTTTTAACAGGCTATTCTTATTCTGTAGCGACAAGCACAACCCAAACAACAAAAGATAAAGGTAATTTAGCAGTTTATCATTCCAATGAAGATGATAATCCTGTCGGTAATTTTATTAAAGCAAGATATGTTTTCAATAAAGAGAAAAAAGGTGAATATACACCTGTTTCTGTTTATATCGGAGAAAACGAAGTATTAAGAATTACCAAACCTGCAGGCGGATTGTCTACAGAAAAAAGAGCTAAAATAGTTACAGAAAACATCAACAGCATTATTAAAAACGGTGAAAACCCTGAAAACATAGTCCCTGATTTCAAAAGCGGTTCCGGCATTATAAGAATCAATGACAGAGTATTGTTTACTGTAGATTCAAATATTGCAAAAGAATATGGAATGACATCATCCGAGCTTGCTTTTATTTGGGTCAACAATATGAGAGATTCTCTTGGTGTTGCAAGGATTGTAAGAGATTTTCAATTACTTACAAGTTCATTAAAGAAAACTCCTGTAAATTTTGTTCAAAGATACGGTGATTATATGCAGACAGGCTTTGCTTCCTGGTATGGCGGAAGATTTCACGGAAGATCTGCGGCAGATGGCAGTATTTTTAACAAAAACAAATTTACGGCAGCACATAAAAGTCTTCCTTTTGGAACTGTAGTTCAAGTAACAAACTTGTATAACGGCAAAAAATGTATTGTAAAAATTACAGACAGAGGTCCGTTTGTCAGAGGCAGAATTATCGACCTTTCAAAAGTAGCTGCTAACGAGATAGGGATGCTTTCTTCAGGTGTATCAAGAGTTAAAGTTGAAGTTTTAGGCAAAGTATAA
- the ruvB gene encoding Holliday junction branch migration DNA helicase RuvB, which produces MSSREAVLPAENEFDKNFENNIRPKTLDEYIGQTQLKETLKISTEAAKKRNEPLDHLLFYGPPGLGKTTLSAVIANEMNSKIKTTSAPALERPRDLIGILMSLKPNEFLFIDEIHRLNKIAEEILYPAMEDFSIDRTIGKGHTAKTLRVPVPKFTLIGATTKAGSLSGPLRDRFGIVHRLEFYTKNELTLIVKRTAGILKAKITEDGAYTIASRSRGTPRIANRMLKRIRDYAQVKADGIITPEVANDAMDLLKVDKFGLDFTDRELLKLLIEKYDGGPVGIETIAAALGEDARTIEDVYEPYLLQEGFILRTPRGRKASPEAYRHLGYPISSIQKGLF; this is translated from the coding sequence ATTTCTTCAAGAGAAGCCGTACTGCCGGCTGAAAATGAATTTGACAAAAATTTTGAGAATAATATAAGACCTAAAACTCTTGATGAATACATAGGTCAAACACAACTTAAGGAAACCCTTAAGATCAGTACTGAAGCTGCTAAAAAAAGAAATGAACCGCTTGACCATTTACTTTTTTACGGTCCTCCGGGGCTTGGAAAAACAACTTTATCCGCTGTAATTGCTAATGAAATGAATTCAAAGATAAAAACAACTTCCGCGCCTGCTCTTGAAAGACCCAGAGATTTAATAGGCATCCTGATGAGCTTAAAGCCTAATGAATTTCTTTTCATAGACGAAATTCACAGGCTTAACAAAATTGCCGAGGAAATACTTTATCCTGCAATGGAAGATTTTTCCATTGACAGAACTATAGGAAAAGGTCATACAGCAAAAACTTTAAGAGTTCCCGTTCCCAAATTTACACTTATTGGCGCAACTACAAAAGCCGGTTCTCTTTCAGGTCCACTGAGAGACAGATTTGGTATTGTTCACAGGCTTGAATTTTATACAAAAAACGAATTAACCCTTATTGTAAAAAGAACAGCAGGGATTTTGAAAGCAAAAATAACTGAAGATGGAGCATATACTATTGCTTCTCGTTCAAGAGGAACACCAAGAATTGCTAACAGAATGCTGAAAAGAATCAGAGACTATGCACAGGTCAAAGCTGACGGCATTATCACGCCTGAAGTTGCTAATGATGCAATGGATCTACTAAAAGTAGACAAATTTGGTCTTGATTTTACTGACAGAGAACTCTTAAAGCTTCTTATAGAAAAATATGACGGCGGTCCTGTAGGAATAGAAACAATTGCTGCTGCTCTTGGCGAAGACGCAAGAACCATAGAGGATGTTTATGAGCCGTATTTGTTGCAGGAAGGTTTTATTTTAAGAACACCGAGAGGAAGAAAAGCTTCTCCAGAGGCGTATAGGCATCTTGGGTATCCTATTTCTTCCATTCAGAAAGGTTTATTTTAG
- a CDS encoding YibE/F family protein, translating to MMKFFNFNKFNLYKIILSCFCLFYLAMPVLAQDDTQNTPPDTKVSYVSGKVLQILSEKNNKELEDSFHTDQIVQTAKVLVLKGKYKGKIVNIENQLTSSPIYDIKIEAGNRVILSVEESHKGVDFYIADLERIPVLLILTGVFLFLLLIIGGIQGLRSIFSILVTAALVFFVLVPAVLNNFPIIPTTVLIAIISTFATMFIVSGVNLKSLSASIGTILSVIIAGLMSSLVIKFAPLNGFGSQESVMLWTNRPDLDYTGLLTAGMIIASLGAVMDVGMSIASSIHEFKNLNNKLKTKDLFRSGLNVGKDIMGAMSNTLILAYIGGAFSLVLLASNAPLIKLLNLNSIAAEIASAITGSIGIVLCVPITALIAAYLIGKKTDKTKEITVNSEKQETEAPV from the coding sequence ATGATGAAATTTTTTAATTTTAACAAGTTTAACCTGTACAAAATAATTTTAAGTTGTTTCTGCCTTTTTTACTTAGCCATGCCGGTATTAGCACAGGATGACACTCAAAACACACCTCCTGACACTAAGGTTAGCTATGTAAGCGGTAAAGTTTTGCAAATTCTTTCGGAAAAAAACAATAAAGAACTTGAAGATTCTTTTCATACCGACCAGATTGTTCAAACTGCCAAAGTTCTTGTTTTAAAAGGAAAATATAAGGGTAAAATTGTAAATATCGAAAACCAGCTTACTTCAAGCCCTATTTATGATATCAAAATAGAAGCAGGAAACAGAGTTATTTTAAGCGTGGAAGAATCGCATAAAGGGGTTGATTTTTATATTGCGGATCTGGAAAGAATTCCTGTTTTATTGATACTTACAGGTGTATTCTTGTTTCTTCTTCTGATAATAGGAGGAATACAGGGGTTAAGATCGATATTTTCCATTTTAGTAACAGCCGCTCTGGTATTTTTTGTTTTGGTTCCGGCTGTTTTAAACAACTTTCCGATAATACCAACAACAGTACTTATAGCAATAATTTCTACGTTTGCAACAATGTTTATTGTATCGGGAGTCAATTTAAAAAGCCTTTCTGCATCAATTGGTACTATTTTAAGCGTGATAATAGCAGGCTTAATGTCTTCTCTGGTAATAAAATTCGCTCCGCTAAACGGCTTTGGGAGTCAGGAATCAGTAATGTTGTGGACAAACAGGCCTGATTTAGACTATACAGGGCTCTTAACCGCTGGAATGATCATTGCTTCTCTTGGTGCAGTAATGGATGTCGGCATGTCGATAGCCAGCAGCATACATGAATTTAAAAATTTAAATAACAAACTTAAAACAAAAGATTTGTTCAGATCGGGTTTAAACGTCGGAAAAGACATCATGGGGGCTATGTCCAACACTTTGATTCTCGCATACATAGGAGGCGCATTCTCGCTTGTCCTATTGGCCTCAAATGCACCATTGATAAAATTACTTAATTTGAATTCGATTGCCGCCGAGATAGCCTCTGCAATAACAGGAAGTATAGGAATAGTACTTTGTGTTCCTATTACTGCATTAATTGCCGCTTATTTAATCGGGAAAAAGACAGATAAAACAAAAGAAATTACAGTAAATTCAGAAAAACAGGAAACAGAAGCGCCTGTTTAA
- the mtaB gene encoding tRNA (N(6)-L-threonylcarbamoyladenosine(37)-C(2))-methylthiotransferase MtaB translates to MKKVAIHTLGCRANQLESSIISDKFTALGWQVVKFNELADIYVINTCTVTGKSDNESRYYARKARKTNTDAKIILCGCYTQVSPEEAVQLEDVDLVLGNTEKLEIAELITNGEIFEQENKIYVSDIMQKNIFQDKVVFSALGRTRANIKLQDGCNFRCSYCIVPYARGKSRSNEPHNIINQVNEITKQGFQELVLSGIHLGQWGLDLNPKKQLADIIKEIEKIESLKRFRLSSIDPMEFTEELLDIITNSGKFCRHLHISLQSGNNEILKAMKRRYNVEYYSDLINKLNKNIPNIAIGSDIIVGFPGETHEQFENTYENLKKLPISYIHVFSYSKRKGTPAGLMENQVPENIKKVRNKKLTEIANAKNLAFRESFIAKELEVLIELARDRETGLLKGMTDNYIPVLIEGSDEFKNKIIKVKITRVEKDKTFGEFL, encoded by the coding sequence ATGAAAAAAGTTGCAATTCACACGCTGGGATGTCGGGCAAATCAACTCGAATCTTCAATAATCTCCGATAAATTTACTGCTCTTGGCTGGCAAGTTGTTAAATTCAATGAGCTTGCCGATATCTATGTAATTAATACCTGCACTGTTACGGGCAAAAGTGATAATGAATCTAGATATTACGCAAGAAAAGCCAGAAAAACAAATACGGATGCCAAAATAATTCTTTGCGGCTGCTACACGCAAGTTTCACCGGAAGAAGCTGTTCAGCTTGAAGATGTTGATTTGGTTTTGGGAAACACAGAAAAGCTTGAAATAGCAGAATTAATCACGAATGGCGAAATTTTTGAACAAGAAAATAAAATTTATGTTTCTGATATTATGCAAAAAAACATATTTCAGGATAAAGTGGTTTTTTCGGCTTTAGGTAGAACCAGAGCAAATATTAAATTACAGGACGGGTGCAATTTCAGGTGTTCTTACTGCATAGTACCTTATGCAAGGGGAAAAAGCAGAAGCAACGAGCCGCATAATATAATTAATCAAGTTAATGAAATAACAAAGCAGGGATTTCAGGAATTAGTGCTTTCAGGTATCCATCTGGGGCAGTGGGGCTTGGATTTAAATCCTAAAAAGCAGCTTGCAGATATAATTAAAGAGATTGAAAAGATAGAAAGCTTGAAAAGATTTAGACTAAGCTCAATTGATCCGATGGAATTTACAGAGGAGCTTTTAGATATAATTACAAATTCAGGAAAATTCTGTCGTCATTTGCATATTTCTCTTCAAAGCGGGAACAATGAAATATTAAAAGCGATGAAAAGACGCTACAATGTCGAATATTACAGTGACTTAATAAATAAACTAAATAAAAATATCCCGAATATAGCAATAGGAAGTGATATTATTGTCGGATTCCCCGGAGAAACACATGAGCAGTTTGAAAATACTTATGAAAACCTGAAAAAATTACCTATTAGCTATATTCATGTATTTTCTTATTCGAAAAGAAAAGGGACACCTGCTGGTTTAATGGAAAATCAGGTGCCGGAAAACATAAAAAAAGTGAGAAATAAAAAATTAACAGAAATTGCAAACGCAAAAAATCTGGCATTTAGAGAAAGTTTTATCGCAAAAGAGCTTGAAGTGCTTATTGAGCTGGCAAGAGATAGAGAAACAGGTCTGTTAAAGGGAATGACTGACAATTATATTCCTGTTTTGATTGAAGGATCTGATGAATTTAAAAATAAAATCATTAAAGTCAAAATTACAAGAGTTGAGAAGGATAAAACTTTCGGGGAATTTCTTTAA
- a CDS encoding Nif3-like dinuclear metal center hexameric protein: MENLKKIIKKIENFAPPELASDWDNSGWQIYLGNNSVKKVLLALTCTLDVLNQAIKNDCDLIISHHPLLFEKVNKLSTENSAFLPVIKAIQYNIQVYSAHTNLDSTKGGIADKLAELLSLKNITSLEKDLEDYQLGRIGELQEAKELDLFIKELKEILQISKIRLTNYSNKTKIKKIAVVPGGGASFVPKLKNIDVFITGDVKYHNALESNDFVVIDAGHFETERIILPVLKEILDEFGLEIIIAEENSPWEIL; this comes from the coding sequence ATGGAAAATTTAAAAAAAATAATAAAAAAAATAGAAAATTTTGCCCCGCCAGAGCTTGCAAGTGATTGGGATAATTCGGGATGGCAGATTTATCTTGGCAATAATTCAGTAAAGAAGGTTCTTCTTGCATTAACTTGCACCTTAGATGTCTTAAATCAGGCAATAAAAAACGATTGTGATTTAATAATTTCTCATCATCCTTTACTTTTTGAGAAAGTAAATAAACTTTCCACCGAAAATAGTGCATTTTTGCCTGTAATAAAAGCTATACAGTATAATATTCAGGTTTATTCAGCACATACAAATCTAGATTCCACTAAAGGTGGGATTGCAGATAAACTGGCAGAGCTACTGAGCTTGAAAAATATTACATCTCTTGAGAAAGATCTGGAAGATTATCAACTTGGAAGGATTGGAGAATTACAAGAAGCAAAAGAGCTTGACTTGTTTATAAAAGAGCTCAAAGAAATCCTGCAAATCAGTAAAATTAGGCTTACAAATTATTCCAATAAAACAAAAATTAAAAAAATAGCGGTAGTTCCGGGCGGAGGAGCAAGCTTTGTACCGAAGTTAAAAAACATTGATGTTTTTATAACCGGAGATGTCAAATATCACAATGCTTTGGAGTCAAATGATTTTGTTGTAATCGATGCGGGACATTTTGAAACAGAAAGAATTATTTTGCCTGTTTTAAAAGAAATTTTGGATGAATTTGGTTTAGAAATAATTATTGCAGAAGAAAATTCGCCATGGGAAATTTTATAA
- the coaBC gene encoding bifunctional phosphopantothenoylcysteine decarboxylase/phosphopantothenate--cysteine ligase CoaBC, translating to MTLSGKKILLGITGGIAAYKTCELIRKLIKLNADVKAVITPAAREFVTETTLKTLTRNPVYCEQFDVAEWKPEHISLADSADLFLIVPASANTVGKIANGICDNLLTSLVAAFKNPVVVAPAMNCNMWKNSFVQENVLKLEKAGYYVITPETGELACGYEGVGRLAEVDNILEKVLEIFSTESFLKGKKIIITAGGTKEPIDPVRYIGNKSSGKMGIALADAAYSFGADVTLISTVKTAKPYEIISISTAIEMLEAVKDKFIHADALIMAAAVADFRVNNAFNHKIKKGESESITIELVKNPDILVEISKIKKANQLLVGFCAESQDLIENAKKKITNKNLDFIVANDISNKEIGFDSDYNAVTVINKSMNEIKIDKTTKKELAKIILREIFK from the coding sequence ATGACGCTTTCGGGAAAAAAGATTTTATTGGGTATAACAGGCGGTATAGCAGCTTATAAAACCTGTGAATTAATAAGAAAGTTGATAAAGCTTAATGCGGATGTAAAGGCTGTAATAACGCCTGCTGCCAGAGAATTTGTGACAGAAACCACTTTGAAGACTCTCACAAGAAACCCTGTCTATTGCGAACAATTTGATGTTGCCGAATGGAAGCCGGAACATATAAGCCTCGCTGACAGCGCTGATTTGTTTTTAATCGTGCCGGCTTCCGCAAATACTGTTGGCAAAATTGCAAACGGAATATGCGATAATCTTCTCACATCATTGGTTGCAGCTTTTAAAAATCCTGTTGTTGTCGCACCTGCTATGAATTGTAACATGTGGAAAAATTCATTTGTTCAGGAAAATGTCTTAAAGCTTGAAAAAGCAGGATATTATGTTATTACACCTGAAACAGGAGAATTAGCCTGCGGTTATGAAGGGGTCGGAAGGCTTGCGGAAGTTGATAACATTCTGGAAAAAGTTTTAGAAATATTCAGTACAGAAAGCTTTTTGAAGGGTAAGAAGATAATAATTACAGCAGGTGGAACAAAAGAGCCTATTGACCCTGTAAGATACATCGGAAATAAAAGCTCGGGAAAAATGGGAATAGCTTTAGCAGATGCTGCTTATTCTTTTGGGGCAGATGTTACACTTATTTCTACCGTAAAAACCGCAAAACCTTACGAAATTATTTCTATTTCTACTGCTATAGAAATGCTTGAAGCTGTTAAAGATAAATTTATTCACGCGGATGCTTTAATTATGGCTGCTGCTGTGGCTGACTTCAGGGTTAATAATGCGTTTAATCATAAAATAAAAAAAGGCGAATCAGAAAGTATAACCATTGAATTAGTTAAAAATCCCGACATTTTAGTGGAAATTTCAAAAATAAAAAAAGCTAATCAATTACTGGTAGGCTTTTGTGCGGAAAGTCAGGACTTAATCGAAAATGCCAAAAAGAAAATTACTAATAAAAACCTTGATTTTATTGTAGCAAATGATATTTCTAATAAAGAAATAGGCTTTGACAGCGATTATAATGCAGTTACCGTTATAAATAAATCTATGAACGAGATTAAAATTGATAAAACCACTAAAAAAGAACTGGCAAAAATTATTTTAAGGGAAATTTTTAAATAA